In the Mesoplodon densirostris isolate mMesDen1 chromosome 6, mMesDen1 primary haplotype, whole genome shotgun sequence genome, GTGTGCTGGGAGAATGGATGGGGGTGGTCCTCTAAACTGTTTGGAGAAAACAAAACGTAGTACTATTGGGGACAAAGTGAGGTGTTGCTCAACAGGTCACGCCACCCTATTGCTTGCCTCTAACCAGATGTTTGCTCCATCTTtactaaaagcttttttttttttttaattagccaaACTAAATCCTTAAAGGTAATCTTTTATAGACcaactgtgttctttttttaagttgtctatctatctatctatctatttttgtAGTGGTGGtgaaaaacacataacataaaatttgccatctcAGCCATTTAAAAGTGTACAGTTCGGTAGTGTTATGTATAATCACATGTGCAGTAGATCTCCAaagctttttcatcttgcaagTTTGAAGCTCTATAACCCATTTAACAACAactccccttttctcctttcctcagtTCTTGGTaaacaccattctactttctgttgttttgaatttgactactttaaatacctcatataaatgcaatcatatgcatataaatgcaatcatatgtctttttttgattttcatttcacttagcatgatgtcttcaaGGATCATTTGTGTTGCAGcatgtgacagaatttccttccattttaaacCTGAataataattgtgtgtgtgtgtgtgtgtgtgtgtgtgtgtgtgtgtgtgtgtgtatgtatatatcacattttgtttatccactcatccattgatggacctTTAGGTGGCTcccacctcttggctattttgaatactgctatgaacattgttgGGCAGATATCTCCTCGAGactctgttttcagttctttgcaTGTatacccagaagagggattggtggatcatatggtagtcctgtTTTCATGAGGCTTCTCCATACTTTTTTCTATAGTGATCACACTCTTATAATCCTATCAGTGGTGCACAAGGGTTCAAATTTCTCTACATACTTGCCAAAATATGTTAACtcccttttttttaaagggaagaagTATTGTACTCTTAAAATTCTGCCTAATAAAGAGTACCACTGCCCTcacttttcaaagaaaacaaattaatgcacagaaagcaCCAGGTATATCCACCAGCTAATGATTAAATCATGATAGTACCTTGCACTCATTCCTTGGTGCTGAATTATTGTATTTATCCATGAGTTGGCATTCATTACTTGTATTTGTTCATTGCTCAAACACTGTAACATGAATCTCCTTGAACGGGTTATAATCACattttagatagatagattctATTCGTAAGTATCCAAGGTGTACTTGCTTTCAGTGCTTAGGAACTGAACATACTACTTACTTCACTATGAGATACCTGAAAAATAATGTTTGCAATATGCCGTGACCAGTCCAAATTGAGCCCTTATTCCTCCATATAATCTGAGTTTATAGCATCTGAGTGAAGATCCATTGTTTAGGTGGCTAATTCTACAATCCACATGTTTTGAACATTTTGACTTGCCTCCCTTTTGATGTATTGTAAAACTGAGCACATTTATCAGCACTTTGCATTCTAGAAGCACAGCTTCTGTTATTAAAATACACCTTTGACGAGTCCCTGAGCCATTATGGGCCTAAAGCTATATTGCATGCATGGGAAAGATAAACAGAttcaaattaaaaggaaaaataaatggatttttaaataaattattagagaaagaatttttccttctttaaatttgaagaaaatatttatgtcaGGACATCTGAAAATTAAGTGCTTTGTTTATTGTAGAATCTTCTAATAGAAAAATTGTCTCAGTGCTAATAAACATTGGTGCTTAACAAAATTAATTGGGATGGAAATGcaaaagctttatattttataaatattatatttcataGCCAGAGAAAGCTCTTAACTTGGTGATATTTTATATAGTGAAATGGCTACAGATTAACAAACAAAGTTGAATTCctgaaaaactggtaaaaattggggacttccctggccatccagtggttaagacttggccttccaatgcaggggctgcgggttggatccctggtccgggagctaagatcccacatgcctctcggCCAAAAAACcacaacataaaacaaaagcaatattgtaacaaattcaataaagactttaaaaatggtccacatcaaccCATGATGCTCGCACCATCCGCTACCCTGATCCCCTTATCAAGGTGAATGACACCATTCAAATTGATTTGGAGACTGACAAAATTACTGATTTCTTCAAATTTGACACTGGTAACCTGTGCATTGTGGCTGGAGGTGCTAACCTGGGAAGAATTGGTGTGATCACTAACTGGGAGAGACATCCTGGTTCTTTTGATGTAGTTCATGTGAAAGATGCCAACGGCAATAGCTTTGCCACCCGGCTCTCCAACATTTTCGTTATTGGCAAAGGCAACAAACCATGGATCTCTCTTCCTCATGGAAAGGGTATCCGCCTTACCATTGCTGAGGAGAGAGACAAGAGACTGGCAGCCAAACAGAGCAGTGGATAAAATGATCTCTAAGTGACGTGATTGGGAAAGtctttgtatttatagataataCTACATAATTAATAGCCTCTTTGGtgcttaaaaaaatggtccacatcaaaaaaaaatctttaaaaaaaactggtaaaaattGGTTGCTTAATTTATGGGTTTATTGCCTGACAACTGGCTTttattcccttccttcctgtttttctttttttctttctttcgctGGCACCATGTATTATATTtagtatatacctatatatagcatatatatattattgtggTAAATAAAGACTGGCTTtctatacattcttttatttttaccatttaaaataatcatagcaGTTGGGTTGTTTATCTGGTTTATAGATTATTAGGCTGTTTCTAATCTTACCCCCCAAACcccatcatttttattattaacttaGGGTATTAGACTGGGTGGAAATAGCAGGTGAAGTTTATACCAGTTGTGTTCATtacattttacaaattttattgGCTTGGCAAAAAGGGTTGGAATTTTTAAGTGGTGAATTATATTTTATACCAGGTCTAGGCAACATCCCAATCAATTTCattgaaataaatacattattaaatatcaCGTTTCCAGACCAGTGAAAAATTGATTACTTACTGTTGCAAAGAATGTAATAAATTAGGAAGaaaaattgttctaaaataaaataggagaaaagGATATTTAATGATTAAACCTTCATTGTCAGTCAGGTCCTCTCTCTAGATGTGTGTGTACCTATATGCAGTTTATTTGGAAATTCAAGTAAGTTTGTGATGGCAGAGGTGATTGGGATGAAGATAGTTTAACAGTGTATGCTATCTGCCAGAATCCAAGCAGAATTAAAAGATAGTAACTATAGTttgactctttcttttccttccccttcctgccTTCATCCCCCATCAACCTGGGAAATGTGTACTGTAAATAGCTGGGGAAACCCCTGCAGTTGAGTGCCTTTTTCCTTTCAGACAGCATGACTTCTTTGAATAGGAACTGGGAGTGGCATTGCAGAGGCTATGTCTTAGATCAGTAAAGTACTTTTAGTACTCTGGGATGCAGAAATAGCTTTGTTATTATAGAACCTTCTCCTTTACTGGTATTTTAGAAATCCAATTTTACTTTTACCGTTTGGGCACTGAAATGTTGTATTCCTTCTGATTTGGATCTTAATTGTAAAAGGTAGAAGCCAGAAAGCTAAGAAGTCCCTTAAAAGTAGAAATTATATTCTTTTGGTGAGACTTGGGAGAATTTATTGCTGGAATTCTTCAGAGAATTATCAGGAACTTGATACTGTTTGAGGAATCAtggtaaaaggaaaggaaaagatctCAAATACTTAGAGCTGGCCTAAGATCACATAAAGCTAGATTTCACTTTAACCTTAGTACTATacgtttttccatttttctgataGCGTCTTAAGCAAGTAGATAATTAAGATATTTGTACTGAACTTTGCATGTCTTCAAAGCTTTGTCATATATATTGGCTTCTAGTAAGAACCCTATGGAGGTAGGAGCAGCAGATGAAAAAGTGGCCT is a window encoding:
- the LOC132492330 gene encoding small ribosomal subunit protein eS4-like, translating into HDARTIRYPDPLIKVNDTIQIDLETDKITDFFKFDTGNLCIVAGGANLGRIGVITNWERHPGSFDVVHVKDANGNSFATRLSNIFVIGKGNKPWISLPHGKGIRLTIAEERDKRLAAKQSSG